The Cryptosporangium minutisporangium sequence CGAACCCTCCGGCTCCACCGACGACGAGTGCGGACGATCCGGTCAGCTCCACGTTCTCTCTCCTTTGGTACGGAAGGCCGCGTGCGATCCGCGGGGATGCTCCGGGACCCGAGACCTGTCAACGTGGCCCAGCGCACGTCGAAAGACGACTCGTGCACCTTCCACGGCGCGTTGTCCGCAGCCTACTGTTGACTTACCGGTAAAGGCTACAGTTACGCCGTTGGTCAGCCCTTTCGGGCGTCCACGAAGCCCTCGAGGAAGAGGTTGAAGACATGACCCGATCAGTTCTGGGCGCCCAGCCAGTCATCGTCAGCGCGGCCCGGACCGCGATCGGGACGGCGCGCAAGGGCACGCTGGCGCAGACGCCCGCGGAAGATCTCGCGGTCGCGATCCTCACCGAGACCGTACGGCGCTCGGGGATCGACCCGGAGCGGGTGGACGACGTCATCTTCGCCGAGTCGCTCTACGGCGGCGGCGACGTCGCCCGGTACGCGGCGGTGGTGGCCGGGATGACCGGCGTCCCCGGGCTCGCGGTCAACCGGCACTGCACCGGCAGCCTGTCCTCGATCGGCCTGGCGGCGGCCGGGGTGGTCAGCGGCATGGAGAAGATCGTCGTCGCCGGCGGCGTCCAGGCGACGTCCCTGATGCCGCGGCTGAAGCGTCGGGTGCCGGGCACGGTGGACGAGGTGGAGAACTGGTACCCGGGCACCCACCCCAACTCGGCCGACGCGCCGAACACCGACATGTCGATCACCGTGGGCTGGAACACCGCGCAGGAGTTCGGGCTCACCCGCGAAGACATGGACGCGTGGGCGCTCCGGTCGCATCAGCGGGCCGTCGCCGCGATCGACGCGGGCAAGTTCGTCGACGAGATCGTGCCGATCAAGGTCTCGACGCTGGACGGCTCCGTGGTGGAGTTCGCGGTGGACGAGCACCCGCGGCGCGACACCAGCGCCGAGCGGCTCGCGTCGCTGAAGGTGCTGCACCCCGAGATCCCCGATTTCTCGATCACCGCGGGCAACGCCAGCGGCACCAACGACGCCGCTGCGGCGGTCACCGTGACCAGCGCCGAACTCGCCGCCGCGGAAAACATCCAGACGCTGGCGACGGTGCGGGCCTGGGCGTCGGTCGGTATCGACCCGAAGCTGACCGGCGTCGGCGCGCTGCGGGCGATCGACAAGGTGCTCGACCGGGCCGGTCTGACCACCGGTGACGTCCGGCTGTGGGAGATCAACGAGGCGTTCGCGTCGGTGCCGGTCGCGGCCTGCCGTCACTTCGGTTTGGACGAGGAGACCGTCAACTTCTCCGGCAGCGGCTGCAGCCTGGGGCACCCGATCGCCGCTTCGGGCGCGCGGATGGTGACCACGCTCATCCACGAGCTGCGGCGCACCGGCGGCGGCATCGGCGTCGCTGCGATGTGCGCCGGTGGCGGCCAGGGCGGCGCTCTCGTCATCGAGGTGTGACGCGGGCGCCGGCGGCGGGCTGGGTTCGGGGCGGCGCTCTCGTCATCGAGGTGTGACGCGGGCGCCGGCGGCGGGCTGGGTTCGGGGCGGCGCTCTCGTCATCGAGGTGTGACGCGGGCGCCGGCGGCGGGCTGGGTTCGGGGCGGCGCTCTCGTCATCGAGGTGTGAGTCCGGCGCGGGGAGGGCGGTCGGCTCCGGGTTCGGAGGGGCCGGCCGCCCTCTTCCGGGTCGCTACCGGTCGAACTCGCCGGCCTTGCACCCGTCCAGGAACGCCGCCCAGACCGGTCTGGCGAAGGCGAGCACCGGGCCGCGGCCCCCGTCCTTCGTGTCACGGACGCCGACCGCGGCGGGCGCCGTTCCGATCTCCACGCAGTTGCCGTTGGTTCCGCTCCTGGTGGACTTCCGCCACCGGGCTCCGCTCACGTCGAGTCCAGGTCCGAGTGGAATCATGTTCCGCCTCCTCTTGGCGATCCGTATTCCTCCATCGCACCGGCGATCATCGCTGCTGAGGCCTCCGGGTTCAGTGCCTGCCTGACCAAATAGTCAACAACAGCGCGATACCGGTCCGTTTCCTCTTGCGTCTCCATATAGAGGGCATTCACCGGGTTCTCGCCGTACGCGATTTCTCGCGGGGCATCCCCGAAATGGTCGAACGACAAGAGGACGAAGGGACCGGTCGCCGCCGCGGCGTGCGGCCCGGCCGAGAACGGGACGACCTGGATCGTCACGTTCGGCCACTCGCTGGCGGTGAGGAGGTGCGCCAGCTGCGCGCGCATCGCGTCGGCGTCCGAGATCGGGCGGCGGATCACCGCCTCGTCCAGGATCGCCAGCAGCTCGGCCGGGCGGTCGCGGCGGAGGATGCGTTGCCGTTCCAGCCGTAACTGCACCCGCTCCCGGACGTCCGCCTCGCTCAGTTCGGCCGCCGGAGCACCCGCCAGGATGACCTCACGCGCGTATCCCTCGGTCTGCAGCAGGCCGGGCACCACGGTGGATTCGAACGTGACGACCCGCCTGGCGTCCCGCTCCAGGTCGAGGAACATGCCGAACTGGTAGGTCGCGAACCACGACAGACGCTGGGTGACACCCCGGCTGCCGGCCTCTTGCGCCAGCCGGACGAGCTGGTTCTTGGTGTCCTCGTCCACGCCGTAGACGTCGCACAGCCCACGGATCTCGTGGGCGCGCAGCCTCCGCTTACCGCCCGCGAGCCAGCGGGCGACGGTGGAGCCGTCGACGCCCACCTCGGCGCCGATCAGATCGGTGGAACGCCCGTCGGCCTTGTGGAGGCGCTGCAACGTCGAGAGGAGCATGCGCCGCGCGAGTGTGGGGCTGACTTCGTCCACAGAAGACGTTTTCCCTTCATCCGACGTCCCGGCATGCTCGCGTCCCCGCTGCAGTCTTGCATTTTGGAGCTTCGATCTGAGTGCGAGAACTGGTAATGCGTCGGAGCAGTCTGCGGGTTGCGAATTGTCTGTTCGCCGTTCATTCTCGGGACACGGTTCAACCTCGTGACGCCGTTGCCGGTCGTCGTTCGCGTGGGTCGGACGGAGGCCGGCGGCGCGACGGTCGAGTATCGGGGCCGAGGTGTCGCCGCGCCCGGGGCCAGCGGACGGGGAGCGTGGGGCATGGGAACGAACGGCAACCGGCACGAACGGTTATCCGGCGGGGCGCTCGGATGGCATCGGCGGTACGTCGTCGACGACGTCGAGACGGCGCGGGCGTTGATCGCGGAACACGTGGTCGACCCGGGGAATCCGCGGTACTGCGGATCGGCCACCCACGTCTACCCCGGCGAGTGGCCCTGTTACCGCCGCAGCTGGGCGGAGCTGGTCCTGCAGGCCGACGCACGCGGAGAGATCGACGCGCGCGAGTCCGCCTGACTACGGACTGGTGAGAAGTTGGCCTCCTCCGGGGCGGGACGAGGCCAACTTCTCACCACTTCAGTCGATCAGCGTCCGAGCGACTCGCAGCCGGTCTCGTCCGGCAGCAGCGGACGGAACGTCAGCGACCAGCGCCGCCCGCCGTACGTCCAGGGCGTCGCGGCGTTGGCGGATGCGGCGTCCGCGAGCACCGTATCCACGGCCGCTCCGGTGGTCAGGGCGCAGCTCATGTCGGCCGGACCCACGACGCGGCCCGGAAGCGCGGCGCCGCGCCAGGCGCGAGCGGGCGGGGGAGTGTCCTGGTCGGTGTTCGCTCCGTAGGCGGTGACTATCGTCGCGACCGCCGTCGGGCGGTACCGCTCGTCGCTGGGCGAGCCCGCCGGGTCGGTCAGGGTCACCAGCAGCGCGCGCATCCGGGCCCGGGCTTCCCGCTGGGCGGTGGTGAGGCTCTGGTCGTCCTCGGGGGTCTCGCCGAGCGCGTAGACCTCGGAGGTGAGCGTGCGCCCCTCGTCGACGAGCGTGAAGCGGGTCGTCGGCACGTCGGTTATGCCGGGACTGCCGAAGTCGGTCGGCCTGCCGACGCCGGCGCGCTGGGCGGCGGCGATCAGCCGGTCGATCTCGGTCCGGGTGATCGTCCGCACGAGCAGGTTCGGGAGCGCCGGCGCCGGATAGATCGTGACCTGCGGGCCCTCGGTGATCACCCGACCGTCGGCGTAGATGCTCACGGTGGGGATCCGGCCGTAGATCAACGTCGCCGGGACGAAGCCGCCGACCGACTCGGCCCGCAGTACCAGCGCGTCAGGCGACACGGCCTGCTCCGACGGTCGCGGTGTACCGCTGTCCCCGGTCGTGACGTCGGCGGTGGCGCCGGTGCCGCACGCCGAGGCGAGCAGCACGAGACCGAGAAGTGCTGTCCGAATCATCCGCTTCGTGGCCATGATGATTGGACGGTAGCGCGAACTGGTCGGTTCCCTGCGGAGGCTCCACGTTTTCTTATTCCAGCAGACGGGCGCCACCAGTAGCCGGTTGTCGCTCGGTAGCCGGTCGCCGTCGCCTCAGCAGACGAGGGCCGCCGAGGTGGCGGCGATCGCGGACGCGGTGCACACGGCCGCGACCGGCCACGCCCAGCGTCGCCACCAGGCGGCCCGGCGAGCCAGTCGCCGGGGAACGTCCTCGCCGACGACGCGGAGGCCGGCGCCGAGCCAGGCGGCGACGACGCCCATCAGCGCGGCGGCCACGATCCACGGAAGCATGCCGGTACCTCCTCCGGACACCAGAGGCGTGGGCCGAGCGCCGCGCGACGACGGTCAGCGGCCCCGACCGTGTGTCCGGCCTACCGTGTTCCGGCCCGGTCCACCAGCCCTTCCCGCGATCCGTGGCCCGGTGAATCGATGCCGGGCCACGGATCACCGTGGACGACGCCCGCGGGGCCGGTCAGGCAGGAACCAGCGCGGCGACCGCCGCCCCCGTCGCGGGGTAGCCGGTGAGCAGCGCGGCCACCGCCGGGCTCGCGGCGTCGCCCGGGGCGGCGCCCGGCTCCGACCAGGGAGCGTCGACTCCGAGCAGCGCCGCCACCGCGTCGGTCGTGGCGGGGCGGGCGGTGAGCAGCTCGGTGACCGGACCGGCCGCCACCGTCGACGTCGGGGCGGCGGCCGGCGCGGACGTCGACTCCCACGGCGGTACGAACGCGTCGAGCGCAGGCAGCGTCCCCGGGAACGTCCGCCCTGCCTCTCGCACCAGCGTGGGGACGAGCTCGCCAGCCTGATCGCGCAGCGTCGTGATCAGCGACGGCAGCCAAGGCAGCAGCACCGGGTCGGGCAGGCGCGCGAACGCCTTCGAGAGCACCTCGACGACGAACGGCGCGAGGTTCGGCACCGGCTCCAGCGCCTGCACGAACCCGCTCAGGTACTGCGGGAACGCCGGAAGCACCAGTGGGTTGTCGAGCAGCTCGTCGCACCGGCTGCGCAGCTGCGCCCGGGTGAGCGTGCCGAGCTGCGTCCCGGCCGCCCACACCAGCGCCAGCTTGGCGGGCGTCTCCGGGTGGGACTGCGCCACCGCGAGCTCCAGCTGGGCCCGGTCGCAGCCCAGCGTCAGCGCGAGGCTCTCCAGGCTGAACAAGAACCCGAGCATCGCGGCGACCTGCCGGACCCCCGTCTGCTCCTCGACGAACGCGGTCGGCAGCAGCGTGCAGTAGTGCGCGTACCCGACCGTGACGAACTGCTCGCACCAGGCGGGGAGCTCCGGTTCGGTGGCCCGGTAGTGCGCGAGCAGCCGGCGGATCCGCCGGAGCACGACCGGTGCGTCGTCCACCGTGCGCTCGGCCTCCAGCAGCTCGACCGCCCGCGC is a genomic window containing:
- a CDS encoding thiolase family protein — translated: MTRSVLGAQPVIVSAARTAIGTARKGTLAQTPAEDLAVAILTETVRRSGIDPERVDDVIFAESLYGGGDVARYAAVVAGMTGVPGLAVNRHCTGSLSSIGLAAAGVVSGMEKIVVAGGVQATSLMPRLKRRVPGTVDEVENWYPGTHPNSADAPNTDMSITVGWNTAQEFGLTREDMDAWALRSHQRAVAAIDAGKFVDEIVPIKVSTLDGSVVEFAVDEHPRRDTSAERLASLKVLHPEIPDFSITAGNASGTNDAAAAVTVTSAELAAAENIQTLATVRAWASVGIDPKLTGVGALRAIDKVLDRAGLTTGDVRLWEINEAFASVPVAACRHFGLDEETVNFSGSGCSLGHPIAASGARMVTTLIHELRRTGGGIGVAAMCAGGGQGGALVIEV
- a CDS encoding DUF397 domain-containing protein, yielding MIPLGPGLDVSGARWRKSTRSGTNGNCVEIGTAPAAVGVRDTKDGGRGPVLAFARPVWAAFLDGCKAGEFDR
- a CDS encoding helix-turn-helix transcriptional regulator; this encodes MLLSTLQRLHKADGRSTDLIGAEVGVDGSTVARWLAGGKRRLRAHEIRGLCDVYGVDEDTKNQLVRLAQEAGSRGVTQRLSWFATYQFGMFLDLERDARRVVTFESTVVPGLLQTEGYAREVILAGAPAAELSEADVRERVQLRLERQRILRRDRPAELLAILDEAVIRRPISDADAMRAQLAHLLTASEWPNVTIQVVPFSAGPHAAAATGPFVLLSFDHFGDAPREIAYGENPVNALYMETQEETDRYRAVVDYLVRQALNPEASAAMIAGAMEEYGSPRGGGT
- a CDS encoding DUF5682 family protein, which translates into the protein GRATASPAPGAAGAGRRAAGGGTAALPVTPSVPVDRLSGFLSQPPRLDDRDEAELLGWCVDIVRLARRNGYLSSTADAIAVFETSILLAGLRGRARPTPYDFQDAAVTCIEKDGVPGRRDVRRLCEILLGGDRIGSVGYDALPPLARDVYDRLAPLGLDLESRTIQRALLDLAGRPELVPASRLLWRLRYLLPSDAVRPIMGERRLGDAASLQESWDLAIGRYQRSLIELGYEGVAIEQVLEQRLRQAVRATDATAATALAAVEDAILYLDSPTFVAELGARAVELLEAERTVDDAPVVLRRIRRLLAHYRATEPELPAWCEQFVTVGYAHYCTLLPTAFVEEQTGVRQVAAMLGFLFSLESLALTLGCDRAQLELAVAQSHPETPAKLALVWAAGTQLGTLTRAQLRSRCDELLDNPLVLPAFPQYLSGFVQALEPVPNLAPFVVEVLSKAFARLPDPVLLPWLPSLITTLRDQAGELVPTLVREAGRTFPGTLPALDAFVPPWESTSAPAAAPTSTVAAGPVTELLTARPATTDAVAALLGVDAPWSEPGAAPGDAASPAVAALLTGYPATGAAVAALVPA